In Nocardioides marinus, one DNA window encodes the following:
- a CDS encoding molybdopterin-dependent oxidoreductase, whose amino-acid sequence MGLLADSPIPSGFTGTRLGVCNLCEAICGLRVTFTDGEVTGIRGNPDDPLSRGHVCPKGVALADVHADPDRLRRPVRRIGSGPQARWEEMTWEEALDLVADRLAAASTEHGRDAVGVYLGNPNVHSLGSATHGSAFVRSLRTRNRFSASSVDQVPHQFLAWQMFGHQLMLPVPDIDRTDLFLVFGANPMASNGSIMTVPDFPTRVRELHARGGRMVVVDPRRTETAKVADEHLFVRPGSDAALLLAMVHVLLREDLVTAPAYVDHLDALPGLVADFTPELAERVSGVPAADVERLARELAAAERAAVYGRLGVSTHGFGSICQWAVTLLNVLTGNLDREGGVMFPEPAIDTVGRRIVSPGHHDRWRSRVRDLPEFAGELPVSVLREEIETPGEGQIKALVTIAGNPVLSTPDGRALARALDSLDFMVAIDLYLNETTRHADVVLPVTTALERDQYDLVFHGLAIRNTARFTPALLPKEPGTRHDWEVFGALATRLAARLGPRAPWRARLQQRVRMAASPRLLLPLLLRGNRYGLTWRALRRRPEGVDLGPLRPCLPERLQTEDKRIDLTPRLVVDDIARLRASLDTGPTTQPDELLLIGRRHSRDCNSWLHNTARLTRGRPRHQLLAHPEDLRARGISDGDVVTVTSRVGSVDVECAASEDVMPGVVSLPHGYGHALPGTRLTHAATVPGVSINDLTDPERLDVSGNAALNGTPVRLSPAPAAPAG is encoded by the coding sequence ATGGGCCTGCTCGCGGACTCCCCGATCCCCTCCGGCTTCACCGGCACCCGGCTGGGGGTGTGCAACCTGTGCGAGGCGATCTGCGGGTTGCGCGTCACCTTCACCGACGGCGAGGTCACCGGCATCCGCGGCAACCCCGACGACCCCCTCTCGCGTGGGCACGTCTGCCCCAAGGGCGTCGCCCTCGCCGACGTCCACGCCGACCCGGACCGGCTGCGCCGGCCGGTGCGCCGCATCGGCTCCGGGCCGCAGGCCCGGTGGGAGGAGATGACGTGGGAGGAGGCCCTCGACCTCGTCGCCGACCGGCTGGCGGCCGCCTCGACCGAGCACGGCCGCGACGCCGTCGGCGTCTACCTCGGCAACCCCAACGTCCACTCCCTCGGGTCGGCCACCCACGGCAGCGCGTTCGTGCGCAGCCTGCGCACCCGCAACCGGTTCAGCGCATCCTCGGTGGACCAGGTCCCCCACCAGTTCCTCGCCTGGCAGATGTTCGGCCACCAGCTGATGCTGCCGGTGCCCGACATCGACCGCACCGACCTGTTCCTGGTCTTCGGCGCGAACCCGATGGCCTCGAACGGCTCCATCATGACGGTGCCCGACTTCCCGACCCGGGTCCGCGAGCTGCACGCGCGCGGCGGACGGATGGTGGTCGTCGACCCCCGCCGCACGGAGACCGCGAAGGTCGCCGACGAGCACCTGTTCGTCCGGCCCGGGAGCGACGCCGCGCTGCTGCTAGCCATGGTCCACGTACTGCTGCGCGAGGACCTCGTGACGGCTCCGGCGTACGTCGACCACCTTGACGCGCTCCCGGGGCTGGTGGCCGACTTCACCCCCGAGCTGGCCGAGCGGGTCAGCGGCGTCCCCGCGGCCGACGTGGAGCGGCTGGCCCGCGAGCTGGCCGCGGCCGAGCGGGCGGCGGTCTACGGTCGCCTGGGGGTCTCGACCCACGGGTTCGGGTCGATCTGCCAGTGGGCGGTGACCCTGCTCAACGTCCTGACCGGCAACCTGGACCGCGAGGGCGGGGTGATGTTCCCCGAGCCCGCGATCGACACGGTCGGCAGGCGCATCGTCTCCCCCGGCCACCACGACCGGTGGCGCAGCCGGGTGCGCGACCTCCCGGAGTTCGCCGGGGAGCTGCCGGTCTCGGTGCTGCGGGAGGAGATCGAGACCCCGGGCGAGGGGCAGATCAAGGCGTTGGTGACCATCGCCGGCAACCCGGTGCTCTCCACCCCGGACGGCCGTGCGCTGGCCCGGGCGCTGGACTCCCTGGACTTCATGGTCGCCATCGACCTCTACCTCAACGAGACCACCCGGCACGCCGACGTCGTGCTCCCGGTGACCACCGCCCTCGAGCGCGACCAGTACGACCTCGTCTTCCACGGCCTCGCGATCCGCAACACCGCCCGGTTCACCCCGGCGCTGCTGCCCAAGGAGCCGGGCACCCGTCACGACTGGGAGGTCTTCGGCGCGCTGGCCACGCGGCTGGCGGCGCGGCTGGGCCCCCGGGCGCCGTGGCGGGCACGGCTGCAGCAACGGGTGCGGATGGCTGCCAGCCCGCGGCTGCTGCTACCCCTGCTGCTGCGCGGGAACCGCTACGGCCTGACCTGGCGGGCCCTGCGTCGCCGCCCCGAGGGCGTCGACCTCGGCCCGCTGCGGCCCTGCCTGCCCGAGCGCCTGCAGACCGAGGACAAGCGCATCGACCTCACGCCCCGGCTGGTCGTGGACGACATCGCGCGCCTGCGGGCTTCACTGGACACCGGGCCCACGACGCAGCCCGACGAGCTGCTGCTGATCGGCCGGCGTCACAGCCGTGACTGCAACTCCTGGCTGCACAACACCGCCCGGCTCACCCGCGGCCGTCCCCGTCACCAGCTGCTGGCCCACCCCGAGGACCTGCGGGCCCGGGGCATCAGCGACGGCGACGTCGTGACCGTCACCAGCCGGGTCGGCTCCGTCGACGTCGAGTGCGCCGCCAGCGAGGACGTCATGCCGGGGGTGGTCTCCCTCCCCCACGGCTACGGCCACGCGCTGCCCGGGACGCGGCTCACGCACGCGGCGACGGTGCCCGGGGTCTCGATCAACGACCTCACCGACCCCGAGCGTCTCGACGTGTCAGGGAACGCCGCGCTCAACGGGACACCGGTCAGGCTGAGCCCTGCTCCCGCCGCTCCCGCAGGGTGA
- a CDS encoding bifunctional riboflavin kinase/FAD synthetase produces MQLWRSWDDVPDDLGRTAVVIGNFDGVHLGHRRVLARARAVADERDLLLVAVTFDPHPMAVLRPEHAPTSLTSLETRAELLAGAGADAVLALPFDREVATWSPEEFVERVLVDALHADAVVVGANFRFGHRAGGDVRTLTETGEKHGFTAEGIALDGGPQVWSSTYVRTCLAAGDVSGAAQALGRAYAVRGTVVRGDQRGRDLGYPTANVPTDPMAAAPADGVYAGRLTRLDTGESYPAAISVGTNPTFHGERARRVESYVLDRTDLDLYGVEVEVSFVERLRGMVTFDSVDELVAQMAADVDRARELLAG; encoded by the coding sequence GTGCAGCTGTGGCGGTCCTGGGACGACGTGCCGGACGACCTCGGTCGGACTGCGGTCGTCATCGGCAACTTCGACGGTGTCCACCTCGGCCACCGCCGGGTCCTCGCCCGCGCGCGGGCCGTCGCCGACGAGCGCGACCTGCTGCTGGTGGCGGTCACCTTCGACCCCCACCCGATGGCGGTCCTGCGTCCCGAGCACGCCCCCACGTCGCTGACCTCCCTCGAGACCCGCGCCGAGCTGCTGGCCGGGGCCGGCGCCGACGCCGTGCTCGCCCTCCCCTTCGACCGCGAGGTCGCGACGTGGTCCCCCGAAGAGTTCGTGGAGCGCGTGCTGGTCGACGCGCTGCACGCGGACGCCGTCGTGGTCGGTGCCAACTTCCGTTTCGGCCACCGCGCCGGGGGTGACGTGCGCACGCTCACCGAGACCGGGGAGAAGCACGGCTTCACCGCCGAGGGCATCGCGCTGGACGGCGGGCCCCAGGTCTGGTCCTCGACCTACGTCCGCACCTGCCTGGCCGCGGGCGACGTCTCCGGCGCCGCCCAGGCCCTCGGACGCGCGTACGCCGTCCGCGGCACCGTGGTCCGGGGCGACCAGCGCGGCCGCGACCTGGGCTACCCCACGGCCAACGTGCCGACCGACCCGATGGCCGCCGCCCCTGCCGACGGGGTCTACGCCGGCCGGCTGACCCGGCTGGACACCGGTGAGTCCTACCCCGCGGCGATCAGCGTGGGCACCAACCCCACGTTCCACGGGGAGCGCGCCCGCCGGGTGGAGTCCTACGTCCTCGACCGCACCGACCTCGACCTCTACGGCGTCGAGGTGGAGGTGAGCTTCGTCGAGCGGTTGCGGGGCATGGTCACCTTCGACTCCGTCGACGAGCTCGTCGCGCAGATGGCGGCCGACGTCGATCGCGCCCGCGAGCTGCTGGCGGGCTGA
- a CDS encoding DUF1059 domain-containing protein has translation MKFQLACGDVMPGCPTSFSAGSQEQLLGEVATHAAQEHGITEITPEVAAAVSAKIRVVE, from the coding sequence ATGAAGTTCCAGCTCGCCTGCGGCGACGTCATGCCCGGCTGCCCGACCAGCTTCAGCGCCGGGTCCCAGGAGCAGCTGCTCGGCGAGGTCGCGACCCACGCGGCGCAGGAGCACGGGATCACCGAGATCACCCCCGAGGTCGCCGCGGCGGTCTCGGCGAAGATCCGCGTCGTGGAGTGA
- a CDS encoding ATP-binding protein translates to MTRMRFRGPRVIEGGRMGEATDARVAAVLDVLAGGRASVVAERHGVDPALLHRWTQAFTEAGTAAVTNRPGPDLAVQRDRFLSVFTHGLRSPLAVAQAWVGLLGDMSIDAASRQQALVRLQAALDLLDERTGEVELLTAAMLGRIEPDPRAVTVGEVAASLTVPEEIGGDGAQVVLHVDVDLFPRIVRDLWKAAVSTRPAPRRVHLDVRRDAPWTELRIVREGDPVDPETARALFEPFDAPGGGLSGITVGLYLARALTVVHGGTVGMEQDEHRAVLWVRVPDPAPADPHHEEETS, encoded by the coding sequence ATGACCCGCATGCGGTTCCGCGGGCCGCGCGTCATCGAGGGTGGCCGGATGGGGGAGGCCACCGATGCGCGTGTCGCCGCTGTGCTCGACGTGCTCGCGGGAGGGCGCGCCTCGGTCGTGGCCGAGCGGCACGGGGTCGACCCTGCGCTGCTGCACCGGTGGACCCAGGCCTTCACCGAGGCCGGGACGGCTGCGGTCACCAACCGGCCCGGGCCGGACCTCGCCGTGCAGCGCGACCGGTTCCTCAGCGTCTTCACCCACGGCCTGCGCTCGCCGCTGGCCGTCGCCCAGGCCTGGGTGGGCCTGCTCGGTGACATGTCGATCGATGCCGCTTCGCGTCAGCAGGCACTGGTGCGCCTGCAGGCCGCGCTGGACCTGCTCGACGAGCGCACGGGGGAGGTCGAGCTGCTGACCGCCGCCATGCTCGGGCGCATCGAGCCCGACCCGCGGGCCGTCACCGTCGGCGAGGTCGCCGCCTCGCTCACCGTGCCCGAGGAGATCGGCGGTGACGGCGCGCAGGTCGTCCTCCACGTCGACGTGGACCTCTTCCCGCGCATCGTCCGCGACCTGTGGAAGGCCGCGGTGTCGACCCGGCCGGCCCCGCGCCGCGTCCACCTCGACGTACGCCGTGACGCCCCGTGGACCGAGCTGCGCATCGTCCGCGAGGGCGACCCGGTCGACCCGGAGACCGCCCGCGCCCTCTTCGAGCCCTTCGACGCCCCGGGAGGTGGGCTCTCCGGGATCACGGTCGGGCTCTACCTCGCCCGGGCGCTGACCGTGGTGCACGGCGGCACGGTCGGCATGGAGCAGGACGAGCACCGCGCGGTGCTCTGGGTGCGGGTCCCCGATCCTGCCCCCGCCGACCCCCACCACGAGGAGGAGACCTCATGA
- the truB gene encoding tRNA pseudouridine(55) synthase TruB — MTQPGLVVVDKPGGMTSHGVVARVRRLVGTRKVGHAGTLDPMATGVLVLGVDRATRLLGHLMLTDKAYDATVRLGVSTTTDDAEGEVVASASAADLDVAAVAAAFATQVGEIEQVPTAVSAIKVDGKRAYQRVRDGEQVELKARPVTVHELRVGEHRVVGDHLDVDISVRCSSGTYVRAIARDVGAALGVGGHLTALRRTAVGPYDLGVARTLDQLEADPSVLPVADAARAAFPSLDLDEEEAGSVRVGRALERDLAGLTALFDPSGEFLALYEPRDGVARAVAVFV, encoded by the coding sequence GTGACCCAGCCCGGGCTGGTCGTGGTCGACAAGCCCGGCGGCATGACCTCGCACGGGGTGGTGGCTCGGGTGCGCCGGCTCGTGGGCACCCGCAAGGTCGGGCACGCCGGCACGCTGGACCCGATGGCGACCGGGGTGCTGGTGCTCGGTGTCGACCGGGCCACGCGGCTGCTGGGTCACCTGATGCTGACCGACAAGGCCTACGACGCCACGGTGCGGCTGGGAGTGAGCACCACGACCGACGACGCCGAGGGCGAGGTGGTCGCGTCGGCCAGTGCCGCCGACCTCGACGTCGCTGCGGTCGCCGCCGCCTTCGCGACCCAGGTCGGGGAGATCGAGCAGGTGCCCACGGCCGTCTCGGCCATCAAGGTCGACGGCAAGCGCGCCTACCAGCGTGTCCGCGACGGCGAGCAGGTCGAGCTGAAGGCCCGCCCGGTCACCGTCCACGAGCTGCGCGTCGGCGAGCACCGCGTGGTCGGGGACCACCTGGACGTCGACATCTCGGTGCGCTGCTCCTCGGGCACCTACGTCCGCGCCATCGCCCGGGACGTCGGGGCCGCGCTGGGCGTGGGAGGACACCTCACCGCCCTGCGTCGCACCGCGGTCGGACCCTACGACCTCGGTGTCGCCCGGACCCTGGACCAGCTCGAGGCCGACCCGAGCGTGCTGCCGGTCGCCGACGCCGCGCGGGCCGCCTTCCCCTCCCTCGACCTCGACGAGGAGGAGGCGGGATCGGTCCGGGTGGGGCGCGCCCTGGAGCGTGACCTGGCCGGGCTGACGGCCCTGTTCGACCCGAGCGGGGAGTTCCTCGCCCTCTACGAGCCGCGGGACGGCGTCGCGCGGGCGGTCGCGGTCTTCGTCTGA
- the rbfA gene encoding 30S ribosome-binding factor RbfA, with product MSNPRVRKIADRIQVIVAEMLERRIKDPRLGFVTITDVRVSGDSQQATVFYTVLGSPEDQEAQLASTAAALESAKGLLRSEVGKQLGMRHVPTLTFIADALPETARHLEEVLARAKAQDEAVAAARVEAYAGEQDPYKKPRDLDDDDDDLDDDRHDDLDDDRDDDRDDEA from the coding sequence ATGAGCAACCCGCGCGTGCGCAAGATCGCCGACCGGATCCAGGTGATCGTGGCCGAGATGCTCGAGCGCCGGATCAAGGACCCGCGCCTCGGCTTCGTCACCATCACCGACGTCCGGGTCTCCGGAGACAGCCAGCAGGCCACGGTCTTCTACACCGTGCTCGGCTCGCCCGAGGACCAGGAGGCCCAGCTCGCCTCGACGGCCGCCGCCCTGGAGTCCGCCAAGGGGCTGCTGCGCTCCGAGGTCGGCAAGCAGCTGGGGATGCGCCACGTCCCGACGCTGACCTTCATCGCCGACGCCCTGCCCGAGACCGCACGGCACCTCGAGGAGGTCCTGGCCCGGGCCAAGGCCCAGGACGAGGCGGTCGCCGCCGCCCGCGTGGAGGCCTACGCCGGCGAGCAGGACCCGTACAAGAAGCCGCGCGACCTCGACGACGACGACGACGACCTGGACGACGACCGGCACGACGACCTGGACGACGACCGGGACGACGACCGGGACGACGAGGCGTGA
- the infB gene encoding translation initiation factor IF-2 encodes MAKTRVHELAKEFGVESKFVLEKFKEMGEFVKSASSTVELPAEMRFRKEIGEKLKAEQASAPAAAEKPAAKPAPKPAAKPAAEAAPAEPAAASAPEAPAAEKPAEKAPATPGPRPGPKPGPKAPAAPEPTPAPAAEQPAAETTEAAPAKPAAPEAPAASASPATPKAPAPRPVGRPGTPRPGNNPFASSQGMGQRPAPRPGAGGPAAPGGGAGDQRPPRPPAGRDGGAPGRPGMPRPNPAMMPKSPAAFGQGPGGRPAPGRGGAPGRPGAPGRGGAPGRGGGAPGAGRPGGGGFAGGGRPGGGRPGQRGQTQGAFGRPGGPSRRGRKSKRARRQEFEAMEAPTLGGMRVRKGNGEVVRLARGASLTDFAEKVGVDAAQLVQMLFHLGEMVTATESVNDETLELLGEELNYVIQIVSPEDEDRELLESFDLEFGEDEGGEEDLVVRPPVVTVMGHVDHGKTKLLDALRSANVVDKEAGGITQHIGAYQVTTDVDDNERRITFIDTPGHEAFTAMRARGAQATDIAILVVAANDGVMPQTVEALNHAKAAGVPIVVAVNKIDLPEADPTKVRGQMAEYGLVPEEYGGDTMFVDVSAKSELNLDRLLEAVVLTADASLDLRANPTQDAQGLVVEAHLDRGRGPVATVLVQRGTLRVGDSIVAGPAYGRVRAMLDEHGDNIEEADPSRPAMVLGLNAAPGAGQNFIVVEDDRMARQIAEKREARERAAMQAKRRVRRSLEDFMASMEKGESQELNLILKGDVSGSVEALEDALSKIDVGDEVGIRVIDRGVGAITETNVDLAAASDAIIIGFNVRPQGKATEMADREGVEIRYYSVIYQAIEEIEAALKGMLKPEYEEVSLGRAEIRAIFRSSKIGNIAGCMVTEGLIRRNAKVRLVRDGAVVADNLDLASLKREKDDASEVREGFECGLVLRNYQDIKEGDFVEAFEMREIPRS; translated from the coding sequence GTGGCCAAGACCCGCGTTCACGAGCTCGCCAAGGAGTTCGGAGTCGAGAGCAAGTTCGTTCTCGAGAAGTTCAAGGAGATGGGGGAGTTCGTCAAGTCGGCGAGCTCGACCGTCGAGCTGCCGGCCGAGATGCGCTTCCGCAAGGAGATCGGCGAGAAGCTCAAGGCCGAGCAGGCCAGCGCTCCGGCAGCGGCTGAGAAGCCCGCCGCGAAGCCGGCCCCCAAGCCCGCTGCGAAGCCCGCCGCCGAGGCGGCTCCCGCCGAGCCCGCCGCGGCGAGCGCCCCGGAGGCGCCCGCGGCCGAGAAGCCCGCCGAGAAGGCACCCGCCACGCCGGGGCCCAGGCCCGGCCCCAAGCCCGGCCCGAAGGCCCCCGCGGCCCCCGAGCCCACGCCGGCCCCGGCCGCCGAGCAGCCGGCTGCCGAGACCACCGAGGCCGCGCCCGCCAAGCCGGCGGCACCCGAGGCCCCGGCCGCGTCGGCCTCCCCGGCCACGCCCAAGGCACCGGCCCCGCGTCCGGTCGGCAGGCCCGGCACGCCGCGGCCCGGCAACAACCCCTTCGCCTCCAGCCAGGGCATGGGTCAGCGTCCTGCTCCCCGCCCCGGCGCGGGCGGGCCGGCTGCACCCGGCGGTGGCGCCGGCGACCAGCGTCCGCCGCGTCCGCCGGCCGGCCGTGACGGTGGCGCCCCGGGTCGTCCGGGCATGCCGCGTCCCAACCCGGCGATGATGCCCAAGTCCCCGGCCGCCTTCGGCCAGGGCCCCGGCGGTCGTCCCGCGCCCGGTCGCGGCGGTGCTCCGGGTCGTCCCGGTGCCCCCGGTCGTGGCGGTGCCCCCGGTCGTGGCGGCGGCGCTCCCGGCGCCGGTCGTCCCGGCGGCGGTGGCTTCGCCGGTGGCGGTCGTCCCGGTGGCGGTCGTCCCGGCCAGCGCGGTCAGACGCAGGGTGCCTTCGGTCGCCCGGGCGGTCCCTCGCGCCGTGGTCGCAAGTCGAAGCGGGCCCGTCGCCAGGAGTTCGAGGCCATGGAGGCCCCGACCCTGGGCGGGATGCGCGTCCGCAAGGGCAACGGCGAGGTCGTCCGGCTGGCGCGTGGCGCCTCGCTGACCGACTTCGCCGAGAAGGTCGGCGTCGACGCCGCCCAGCTCGTGCAGATGCTGTTCCACCTCGGCGAGATGGTGACGGCGACCGAGTCGGTCAACGACGAGACGCTCGAGCTGCTCGGCGAGGAGCTCAACTACGTCATCCAGATCGTGTCCCCCGAGGACGAGGACCGCGAGCTGCTGGAGTCCTTCGACCTGGAGTTCGGTGAGGACGAGGGTGGCGAGGAGGACCTCGTGGTCCGCCCGCCGGTCGTCACCGTGATGGGTCACGTCGACCACGGAAAGACCAAGCTCCTCGACGCGCTGCGCTCTGCCAACGTCGTCGACAAGGAGGCCGGTGGCATCACCCAGCACATCGGTGCCTACCAGGTCACGACCGACGTCGACGACAACGAGCGACGCATCACCTTCATCGACACCCCCGGTCACGAGGCGTTCACCGCCATGCGTGCTCGTGGTGCCCAGGCCACCGACATCGCGATCCTGGTCGTCGCCGCCAACGACGGCGTCATGCCGCAGACGGTGGAGGCGCTCAACCACGCCAAGGCCGCCGGTGTGCCGATCGTGGTCGCGGTCAACAAGATCGACCTCCCCGAGGCCGACCCGACCAAGGTGCGCGGCCAGATGGCCGAGTACGGCCTGGTGCCCGAGGAGTACGGCGGCGACACGATGTTCGTCGACGTCTCGGCCAAGTCCGAGCTCAACCTCGACCGGCTGCTCGAGGCCGTCGTCCTCACCGCCGACGCGTCCCTGGACCTGCGGGCCAACCCGACCCAGGACGCCCAGGGTCTGGTCGTCGAGGCGCACCTGGACCGCGGCCGCGGCCCGGTCGCCACGGTGCTGGTCCAGCGCGGCACGCTGCGCGTCGGTGACTCGATCGTCGCCGGCCCCGCCTACGGCCGTGTCCGCGCGATGCTCGACGAGCACGGCGACAACATCGAGGAGGCCGACCCGTCGCGTCCCGCGATGGTGCTGGGTCTGAACGCCGCCCCCGGCGCCGGTCAGAACTTCATCGTCGTCGAGGACGACCGGATGGCCCGCCAGATCGCCGAGAAGCGCGAGGCGCGCGAGCGTGCGGCCATGCAGGCCAAGCGTCGTGTCCGCCGCTCGCTCGAGGACTTCATGGCCTCCATGGAGAAGGGCGAGAGCCAGGAGCTCAACCTCATCCTCAAGGGCGACGTGTCCGGCTCGGTCGAGGCGCTCGAGGACGCCCTGTCCAAGATCGACGTCGGCGACGAGGTCGGCATCCGGGTCATCGACCGCGGTGTCGGTGCGATCACCGAGACCAACGTCGACCTCGCGGCTGCCTCCGACGCGATCATCATCGGCTTCAACGTCCGCCCGCAGGGCAAGGCGACCGAGATGGCCGACCGCGAGGGCGTGGAGATCCGGTACTACTCGGTGATCTACCAGGCCATCGAGGAGATCGAGGCTGCGCTCAAGGGCATGCTCAAGCCGGAGTACGAGGAGGTCTCCCTCGGCAGGGCCGAGATCCGGGCCATCTTCCGCTCCAGCAAGATCGGCAACATCGCCGGCTGCATGGTCACCGAGGGGCTCATCCGCCGCAACGCCAAGGTGCGCCTGGTGCGCGACGGCGCCGTGGTGGCCGACAACCTCGACCTGGCCTCGCTCAAGCGCGAGAAGGACGACGCCTCCGAGGTCCGCGAGGGCTTCGAGTGCGGTCTGGTGCTGCGCAACTACCAGGACATCAAGGAAGGCGACTTCGTCGAGGCCTTTGAGATGCGCGAGATCCCGAGGAGCTGA
- a CDS encoding YlxR family protein — MARQDTTPARSDLSSPDGPVRTCVGCRQRVARRELLRLVVGEQDGRPAVVPDPTGSAAGRGAHLHPTTACYELAVRRKAFARALRAAGGQGLPTDAVATYLTRVPDSRDRTPDPDA, encoded by the coding sequence GTGGCTCGCCAAGACACAACCCCCGCGCGCTCGGACCTGTCGTCCCCGGACGGTCCCGTCCGCACGTGCGTGGGATGTCGGCAGCGGGTCGCCAGACGCGAGTTGCTGCGTCTCGTGGTGGGTGAGCAGGACGGTCGACCGGCCGTCGTGCCCGACCCCACCGGGAGCGCAGCCGGCCGCGGGGCGCACCTGCACCCCACGACCGCGTGCTACGAGCTGGCCGTCCGACGGAAGGCCTTCGCCCGAGCCCTGCGAGCAGCAGGCGGGCAGGGACTCCCGACGGACGCGGTGGCGACGTACCTCACCCGCGTGCCCGACAGCCGCGACCGGACACCAGACCCGGACGCATGA
- the nusA gene encoding transcription termination factor NusA, translating to MDIDMSILRMLEREKEISFDVLVEAIEQALHTAYQKTPGAYEEARVELDRKTGHVTVMAAELDDDGNKIGEFEDTPAGFGRIAATTAKQIMLQRLRDAEDDIKFGEFSGREGDIVSGVIQQGRNPDDVMVDLGRLEALLPPGERVPGERYEHGTRIKCLVVSVRKGMRGPQITLSRSHPNLVKRLFALEVPEIADGSVEIAALAREAGHRTKIAVIARGQGVNAKGACIGPMGQRVRNVMAELHGEKIDIVDWSEDPATLVASALSPARVTSVEIVDAATRSARVVVPDFQLSLAIGKEGQNARLAARLTGWRIDIRSDEQPAGAAEATPPADG from the coding sequence ATGGACATCGACATGAGCATCCTGAGGATGCTGGAGCGCGAGAAGGAGATCTCCTTCGACGTCCTGGTCGAGGCCATCGAGCAGGCCCTGCACACGGCGTACCAGAAGACGCCGGGCGCCTACGAGGAGGCGCGCGTCGAGCTGGACCGCAAGACCGGGCACGTGACGGTCATGGCCGCCGAGCTCGACGACGACGGCAACAAGATCGGCGAGTTCGAGGACACCCCCGCCGGCTTCGGCCGGATCGCGGCGACCACGGCGAAGCAGATCATGCTGCAGCGGCTGCGCGACGCCGAGGACGACATCAAGTTCGGGGAGTTCTCCGGCCGGGAGGGCGACATCGTCTCGGGTGTCATCCAGCAGGGGCGCAACCCCGACGACGTCATGGTCGACCTCGGTCGCCTCGAGGCACTGCTGCCGCCGGGGGAGCGGGTCCCCGGTGAGCGCTACGAGCACGGGACCCGCATCAAGTGCCTGGTCGTGTCGGTGCGCAAGGGGATGCGCGGCCCCCAGATCACCCTGTCGCGCTCGCACCCCAACCTGGTCAAGAGGCTCTTCGCCCTCGAGGTCCCCGAGATCGCCGACGGCTCGGTCGAGATCGCCGCGCTGGCCCGGGAGGCGGGGCACCGCACCAAGATCGCGGTCATCGCGCGGGGGCAGGGCGTCAACGCCAAGGGCGCCTGCATCGGGCCGATGGGCCAGCGGGTGCGCAACGTGATGGCCGAGCTGCACGGCGAGAAGATCGACATCGTGGACTGGTCCGAGGACCCCGCCACGCTGGTGGCCAGCGCACTGTCGCCGGCCCGGGTCACCTCTGTCGAGATCGTCGACGCCGCCACCCGCTCCGCGCGTGTGGTCGTGCCGGACTTCCAGCTCTCCCTCGCCATCGGCAAGGAGGGGCAGAACGCTCGCCTGGCGGCACGGCTGACCGGCTGGCGCATCGACATCCGCTCCGACGAGCAGCCCGCGGGTGCCGCCGAGGCGACACCGCCGGCCGACGGCTGA
- the rimP gene encoding ribosome maturation factor RimP, translating into MNSASQDATRERIESVLTEPLGALGLDVEAVEISPAGKRRVLRVAVDKDGGVTLDDVAEATREVNRVLDDSDVMGEQPYTLEVTSRGVDRPLTLPRHWRRNADRLVKVTLADGSAVTGRIVAAGEESVTLEVTGRRRDLAYDGISKALVQVEFNRRSTATGDGADEEGED; encoded by the coding sequence GTGAACAGTGCCAGTCAGGACGCGACGAGGGAGCGGATCGAGTCCGTGCTCACGGAGCCCCTCGGCGCCCTCGGCCTCGACGTGGAGGCCGTAGAGATCAGCCCGGCCGGGAAGCGACGGGTCCTGCGGGTCGCGGTGGACAAGGACGGCGGGGTGACCCTCGACGACGTCGCCGAGGCGACCCGGGAGGTCAACCGCGTCCTCGACGACTCCGACGTGATGGGCGAGCAGCCCTACACCCTCGAGGTGACCTCGCGCGGGGTCGACCGACCCCTGACCCTGCCGCGCCACTGGCGGCGCAACGCGGACCGCCTGGTGAAGGTCACCCTCGCCGACGGGTCCGCCGTGACCGGACGGATCGTCGCGGCCGGCGAGGAGTCGGTGACCCTGGAGGTCACCGGCCGACGCAGGGACCTGGCCTACGACGGCATCAGCAAGGCGCTGGTGCAGGTGGAGTTCAACCGCAGGAGCACGGCCACCGGTGACGGGGCCGACGAGGAGGGCGAGGACTGA